The Devosia sp. MC521 genome segment TACGTTGGATCTCTGCACGCCCGTCGGGCCGGTCTGCCCAACGTCCAAGTGCCTCCACCACCCGGTTCCGAGAGCGTGAGACTGCATCGCGATCGGTCATAGCTGCGCTCCAGATTGTGCCGCGAGGCGGCCGCGGGCTCGCACGAGTCGAGTCTCGCCATATTTGAAAAATTCAATGTTGCTGCGCGGCGACAAGAAGTGCGCCAGCCGGCCCCAAAGTCCCCAACCGATATCTAGGAGCGCCATGCAAGCATGAAGGCGCGTCAAGGTGTGCGCCTCGGCAGCTATCCCATATTGCGTTAGCAATTCCGCATGTTCTGCGTCTGGGCAGTCAAAGGCTAGCGCAAGTGCGGCCAAATCCCAGAGGGGATCTCCGTTCGCTGCATGGTCGAAGTCCACCAAGAGAATCTGGTTTTCGGGTCCCACGAGCATGTTGCTCGCCAGGATTTGGCCATGCAGCGGAACCTGTGGTGCTGGCGATAAGGCGATGACTTTTAGTAAGTCTGCAGAGTGGCGCCGCAGGACCTCGAAATCCTCAGGAACGACCAACTGAGCCTGCTCGCTGGCCCCTCCCAAAATTGCATCTATTGCCGTCAATGTTGCATC includes the following:
- a CDS encoding phosphotransferase, yielding MSMHTGLDADSAFIECDGAQYFLKLHHQELPGAADSHLAAMAARAAARVGAAPGFVEHAPHSSATLFERAPAGWRTVMRPDFDNPDVKASALRTIKRWHGTDTLPIDRPAWHFIDATLTAIDAILGGASEQAQLVVPEDFEVLRRHSADLLKVIALSPAPQVPLHGQILASNMLVGPENQILLVDFDHAANGDPLWDLAALALAFDCPDAEHAELLTQYGIAAEAHTLTRLHACMALLDIGWGLWGRLAHFLSPRSNIEFFKYGETRLVRARGRLAAQSGAQL